The Arachis hypogaea cultivar Tifrunner chromosome 14, arahy.Tifrunner.gnm2.J5K5, whole genome shotgun sequence genome has a segment encoding these proteins:
- the LOC112743017 gene encoding uncharacterized protein — MRYDGTQDPQEHIVAFEARMNLEGVGDAVRCRAFPVTLAGLAIRWFNVLPQQFVATFSDITRGFLSQFTTRLAKAKHPINLLGMTQRNGELTRKYLDRFNDECLEIDGLTNSVASLCLTNGLSNEDFRKNLTTKPVWTMEENQNVSREYINDREVSQVMVANKLASPPSSPSTRARREAKGTSQRWGFS; from the coding sequence ATGAGGTATGATGGAACCCAAGACCCTCAGGAACACATAgtggcctttgaggccaggatgaacctggaaggtGTGGGCGATGCGGTGAGATGTCGTGCTTTTCCTGTGACTTTGGCCGGACTGGCAATTCGGTGGTTCAACGTGCTACCGCAGCAGTTCGTGGCTACCTTTTCAGATATAACACGTGGTTTTCTATCACAGTTCACCACACGCTTAGCCAAAGCTAAACACCCGATCAACCTCCTAGGCATGACTCAAAGAAACGGGGAACTGACAAGGAAGTATCTCGACAGGTTCAACGATGAGTGCCTAGAGATTGATGGTCTGACCAACTCGGTGGCCAGCCTATGTCTGACGAACGGGCTGTCAAATGAAGACTTCAGGAAAAACCTCACCACCAAGCCCGTATGGACCATGGAAGAAAACCAGAATGTGTCAAGAGAGTATATCAACGACAGGGAGGTAAGCCAGGTTATGGTAGCCAACAAACTAGCCAGCCCACCTTCCTCCCCATCAACCCGGGCACGACGAGAGGCCAAAGGAACATCCCAAAGATGGGGGTTCAGTTAA